A window from Micromonospora profundi encodes these proteins:
- a CDS encoding response regulator transcription factor, with amino-acid sequence MIRVLLVDDQHLIRAGLRMLCEAQPDIEVVGEADNGRDAVALAARLVPDVVVMDLRMPGVDGITATTRILAERPAARVLVLTTFGDDDHLYPALTAGACGFLLKDAPPTELLDGIRRAATGDSPFSPEVLQRLVQRAVHARVGTPRPVHGLTAREQDVLALVAEGLTNAEIAERLHIGVTTVKTHITSLMTKTDSPNRVRLALFASGR; translated from the coding sequence ATGATCCGTGTCCTGCTCGTCGACGACCAGCACCTCATCCGTGCGGGCCTGCGCATGCTGTGCGAGGCGCAGCCCGACATCGAGGTGGTCGGCGAGGCCGACAACGGCCGGGACGCGGTAGCCCTCGCCGCGCGGCTCGTCCCCGACGTCGTCGTCATGGACCTGCGCATGCCGGGCGTCGACGGGATCACCGCTACCACCCGCATCCTCGCCGAACGACCCGCCGCCCGCGTACTGGTGCTGACCACGTTCGGCGACGACGACCACCTCTACCCCGCCCTCACGGCCGGCGCCTGCGGGTTCCTGCTCAAGGACGCACCTCCGACCGAGCTGCTGGACGGCATCCGCCGCGCCGCCACGGGTGACAGCCCGTTCAGCCCGGAGGTGCTGCAACGCCTCGTCCAGCGCGCCGTGCACGCCCGCGTCGGGACGCCGCGACCGGTGCACGGTCTGACCGCCCGCGAGCAGGACGTCCTCGCCCTGGTCGCCGAGGGCCTCACCAACGCCGAGATCGCCGAACGGCTGCACATCGGCGTCACCACGGTCAAGACTCACATCACGAGCCTCATGACCAAGACCGACAGCCCCAATCGGGTACGCCTGGCACTGTTCGCCAGCGGCCGCTGA
- a CDS encoding gamma-glutamyltransferase family protein produces the protein MTFTTRPTLRGTFGMVSSTHWLASQAAMGMLERGGNAFDAAVTAGFVLHVVEPHLNGPGGEVPAIVATAQDPTPKVLCGQGPAPAGATIAHFRSLGMDLIPGAGPLAAAVPGAVDAWLLLLREHGTLTLAEVLEPAIDYADAGHPLVGRVVDTVTAVRSLFEEHWPTSAQLWLRDGRPPTAGELFANPAYARTLRRLVQAGLAAGGDREAQIEAARRAWGTGFVADEIDRFSRRPFQDSSGRPHAGLVTGDDMAAYSATWEEPVTLDWHGYSVAKTSFWGQGPVLLETLAVLDALGDPGAYDPATAAGIHAQVEALKLAFADREAWYGDGADVPAKALLSREYARERAALIGDRASWELRPGRPDGAQPRLPAHVRAGAVRSADRSDATTGEPTVQSDGVTRGDTCHVDVVDRWGNMISATPSGGWLQSSPTIPELGFPLGTRLQMFWLEDGLASSLAPGRRPRTTLSPTMVHRDGQPVLACGTPGGDQQDQWQLPFLLRHLVGGQTLQEAIDAPAFHTVGLPESFYPRDMEPGVLVVEDRLDDATVAALRAYGHEVRVSDAWSLGRLCAVSRDPATGVLAAGANPRGMQGYACGR, from the coding sequence ATGACGTTCACCACCAGGCCGACGCTGCGGGGAACCTTCGGCATGGTGTCCTCGACGCACTGGCTCGCCAGCCAGGCCGCCATGGGAATGCTGGAACGCGGGGGGAACGCCTTCGACGCGGCGGTCACCGCCGGGTTCGTGCTGCACGTCGTGGAACCGCACCTCAACGGACCCGGCGGCGAGGTGCCGGCCATCGTGGCCACCGCCCAGGACCCGACCCCGAAGGTGCTGTGCGGGCAGGGTCCGGCGCCGGCAGGTGCCACCATCGCGCACTTCCGGTCCCTCGGGATGGACCTCATCCCCGGCGCCGGTCCACTCGCGGCGGCCGTGCCCGGCGCCGTCGACGCCTGGCTCCTGCTGCTGCGCGAGCACGGCACGCTCACTCTCGCCGAGGTGTTGGAGCCGGCGATCGACTACGCCGACGCCGGCCACCCGCTGGTGGGCAGGGTCGTCGACACGGTGACGGCCGTCCGGTCGCTGTTCGAGGAGCACTGGCCGACGTCCGCCCAGCTCTGGCTGCGCGACGGCCGGCCACCGACGGCGGGGGAGCTGTTCGCCAACCCGGCGTACGCGCGGACCCTGCGGCGACTGGTCCAGGCCGGGCTTGCGGCCGGCGGCGACCGGGAGGCCCAGATCGAGGCCGCGCGACGAGCCTGGGGTACGGGGTTCGTGGCCGACGAGATCGACAGGTTCAGCCGCAGGCCGTTCCAGGATTCCAGCGGGCGCCCTCACGCCGGACTCGTCACCGGCGACGACATGGCCGCCTACTCGGCCACCTGGGAGGAGCCGGTGACCCTCGACTGGCACGGCTACTCGGTGGCGAAGACAAGCTTCTGGGGGCAGGGCCCGGTGCTGCTGGAGACGCTGGCCGTCCTCGACGCCCTCGGCGACCCCGGCGCGTACGACCCGGCGACCGCGGCCGGCATCCACGCCCAGGTCGAGGCGCTCAAGCTCGCCTTCGCCGACCGTGAGGCGTGGTACGGCGACGGCGCGGACGTGCCGGCCAAGGCGCTGCTCTCCCGGGAGTACGCGCGAGAGCGGGCAGCCCTGATCGGCGACCGGGCATCGTGGGAGTTGCGGCCGGGGCGCCCCGACGGGGCGCAGCCCCGCCTGCCGGCGCACGTCCGGGCCGGTGCCGTCCGGAGCGCGGACCGGTCGGATGCCACGACCGGCGAGCCGACGGTGCAGTCGGACGGGGTGACCCGGGGCGACACCTGCCACGTGGACGTTGTCGACCGCTGGGGCAACATGATCTCCGCTACCCCGAGCGGCGGCTGGTTGCAGAGTTCGCCGACGATCCCGGAGCTGGGCTTCCCGTTGGGCACCCGACTGCAGATGTTCTGGCTGGAGGATGGTCTCGCCTCGTCGCTCGCACCGGGCCGGCGACCTCGCACCACGTTGAGCCCGACGATGGTCCACCGCGACGGGCAGCCGGTGCTGGCCTGCGGCACCCCCGGCGGCGACCAGCAGGACCAGTGGCAGCTGCCGTTCCTGCTGCGCCACCTCGTCGGCGGCCAGACCCTCCAGGAGGCCATCGACGCGCCAGCGTTCCACACGGTCGGGCTGCCGGAGTCGTTCTATCCGCGCGACATGGAACCCGGCGTCCTGGTGGTGGAGGACCGGCTCGACGACGCGACGGTGGCGGCGCTGCGGGCGTACGGGCACGAGGTGCGGGTCTCCGACGCGTGGAGCCTCGGTCGTCTCTGCGCGGTGAGCCGCGACCCGGCCACCGGTGTGCTCGCGGCCGGCGCGAACCCGCGAGGCATGCAGGGGTACGCCTGCGGTCGCTAG
- a CDS encoding sensor histidine kinase — MTWERRLFDARDTLVRMVLLNLSGVGYLVFGTQAGHPPTRTQWILAVAAFTVGLLLHRRPVLNLAAQAALLAVAICLVDDIMINQVGASWALLEVTMRARRSRTIWLAAVALAAVDLTDSIGDPFDRVASGVVGLALEVGVPVLLGLVIRTNRELSRQAVERAAEEQRRHESESRAARADERSAIARELHDVVAHHVASMVLRVGVARHVLTDLDPRVEEVFDDVHGTGTAALSELRRLVAVLRDPDGVRGDAALTAIDPSALPAALGATVDRARRAGITVQADIDPAVGALDAVRGLAVLRLTQEALTNVARHAGPAALAHLTVAVRDGTVHWEVTDDGHGGGRGLVPASGERGGRPPVVPGGGGHGITGMRERVDVLGGRLEVGATETGWRVRAVLPHLADASGALTLAGSVPRDRATPHGSPTPEPSPEPSSEREPA; from the coding sequence GTGACGTGGGAGCGGCGACTGTTCGACGCGCGGGACACGCTCGTGCGGATGGTGCTGCTCAACCTCAGCGGGGTGGGCTACCTGGTCTTCGGCACGCAGGCCGGTCACCCGCCGACGAGGACACAGTGGATCCTCGCGGTGGCCGCGTTCACGGTCGGCCTGCTGCTGCACCGTCGGCCGGTGCTCAACCTGGCGGCGCAGGCCGCGCTGCTGGCGGTCGCCATCTGCCTGGTCGACGACATCATGATCAACCAGGTGGGCGCGAGTTGGGCGCTGCTCGAGGTCACCATGCGGGCACGCCGATCCCGCACCATCTGGTTGGCCGCCGTGGCGCTGGCCGCTGTCGACCTGACCGACTCGATCGGCGACCCGTTCGACAGAGTGGCCTCCGGCGTCGTCGGGCTGGCCCTGGAGGTCGGCGTGCCGGTGCTCCTCGGGCTTGTCATCCGCACCAACAGGGAGCTCAGCCGGCAGGCGGTGGAGCGGGCGGCGGAGGAGCAGCGCCGGCACGAGTCGGAGAGCCGGGCGGCGCGCGCCGACGAGCGCAGCGCCATCGCCCGCGAACTGCACGACGTCGTCGCGCACCACGTGGCGTCGATGGTGCTGCGCGTCGGCGTGGCCCGGCACGTGCTCACCGACCTGGACCCCCGGGTGGAGGAGGTGTTCGACGACGTGCACGGCACGGGCACCGCGGCCCTGTCGGAGCTGCGCCGGCTGGTCGCGGTGCTGCGCGATCCCGACGGGGTACGCGGTGACGCGGCGCTTACCGCTATCGACCCGTCGGCGCTCCCGGCGGCGCTCGGCGCGACAGTGGACCGGGCCCGTCGGGCGGGCATCACCGTGCAGGCCGACATCGACCCTGCCGTCGGCGCGCTCGACGCGGTGCGGGGCCTGGCGGTGCTGCGGCTGACCCAGGAGGCGCTCACCAACGTGGCCCGCCACGCTGGCCCGGCCGCGCTGGCCCACCTGACGGTCGCCGTCCGGGACGGCACAGTGCACTGGGAGGTCACCGACGACGGCCACGGCGGCGGGCGCGGGCTGGTGCCGGCCAGCGGTGAGCGCGGCGGCCGGCCGCCGGTGGTGCCTGGCGGCGGCGGGCACGGCATCACCGGCATGCGGGAGCGCGTCGACGTCCTCGGTGGCCGTCTTGAGGTGGGGGCCACCGAAACGGGGTGGCGGGTACGCGCCGTCCTCCCGCACCTGGCCGACGCATCCGGCGCCCTGACGCTTGCCGGATCGGTGCCCCGGGACCGCGCGACGCCGCACGGGTCGCCCACTCCAGAGCCCTCGCCAGAGCCTTCGTCAGAGCGGGAGCCGGCATGA
- a CDS encoding carboxylesterase family protein — protein MTSEPVLRGVPDAATAGTDVLVTVRGGTLRGQRADGLTVLRGVRYATADRFAAPVPERQWSGVRDAREHGAVSPQPPARATTAGGWCEVGVQSEDCLNLTVVTPAADRAARPVLVWLHGGSYRSGAGSWDRYRTDRLAREGDVVVVSVNYRLGALGYLRAPGISPGNLGLLDQIEALRWVRDNAADLGGDPENVTLVGQSSGAHSVACLLGVAQARQLFRRAVLQSPPLGIGLAGERAAGRVADRFLARLGRDPREAPLAEIVAAQQLAERDVAARSGFGLAPAYQPVAGVSPLPDVPGWRAAWRAGAPGLEVVLGTTHREIAYFLAGGPLSRHLPLVGRAVENAAIRFATRSVFTRPTLRFGRQLAQAGARVFAYRIDGPTPTSPYYACHCSDLPLLFGDEADWAQAPMLAGQTWAEVAARGGPLRAAWLAFAAGGAQALTARGWPQYEGRAGRIQRFG, from the coding sequence GTGACGTCGGAGCCGGTCCTCCGAGGTGTCCCGGACGCGGCGACGGCTGGAACGGACGTGCTGGTCACAGTGCGCGGGGGCACGCTGCGCGGCCAGCGAGCGGACGGGCTCACGGTCCTGCGGGGCGTCCGGTACGCCACCGCCGACCGTTTCGCGGCACCCGTGCCGGAGCGGCAGTGGTCGGGGGTCCGTGACGCGCGGGAACACGGTGCCGTGAGCCCTCAACCTCCGGCCCGGGCCACGACAGCCGGCGGCTGGTGCGAGGTGGGCGTGCAGTCGGAGGACTGCCTGAACCTGACCGTCGTCACCCCGGCGGCCGACCGCGCCGCGCGGCCGGTGCTTGTCTGGCTGCACGGTGGCTCGTACCGTTCCGGCGCGGGCTCCTGGGACCGCTACCGCACCGACCGGCTCGCCCGCGAGGGCGACGTGGTCGTGGTGAGCGTCAACTATCGGCTCGGGGCGCTCGGCTACCTGCGGGCGCCGGGCATCTCCCCCGGCAACCTGGGTCTGCTGGACCAGATCGAGGCGCTGCGCTGGGTCCGCGACAACGCGGCCGACCTGGGCGGCGACCCGGAGAACGTGACACTTGTGGGGCAGTCGTCGGGCGCCCACTCGGTCGCCTGCCTGCTCGGGGTGGCGCAGGCCCGACAGCTGTTCCGTCGGGCGGTGTTGCAGAGTCCACCGCTGGGTATCGGGCTGGCCGGCGAGCGCGCGGCCGGCCGGGTCGCCGACCGCTTCCTGGCCCGGCTCGGACGCGACCCACGGGAGGCGCCTCTCGCGGAGATCGTCGCCGCGCAGCAGCTGGCCGAGCGGGACGTGGCCGCGCGCAGCGGATTCGGGCTCGCCCCGGCGTACCAGCCGGTGGCCGGTGTGTCTCCCCTGCCGGACGTGCCGGGTTGGCGGGCCGCCTGGCGCGCGGGCGCTCCCGGCCTTGAGGTGGTGCTCGGCACCACCCACCGCGAGATCGCCTACTTCCTCGCCGGCGGCCCGCTCTCCCGGCACCTGCCGCTTGTGGGCAGGGCCGTGGAGAACGCTGCCATCCGGTTCGCGACCCGCTCGGTCTTCACCCGGCCCACCCTGCGGTTCGGCAGGCAGTTGGCGCAGGCGGGCGCGCGGGTCTTCGCGTACCGCATCGACGGGCCCACCCCGACCTCGCCGTACTACGCCTGCCACTGCAGCGACCTTCCGCTGCTCTTCGGCGACGAGGCCGACTGGGCGCAGGCGCCGATGCTCGCCGGGCAGACCTGGGCCGAGGTGGCCGCACGTGGTGGCCCACTGCGCGCGGCCTGGCTGGCGTTCGCCGCCGGCGGCGCGCAGGCGTTGACAGCGCGGGGTTGGCCGCAGTACGAGGGGCGGGCCGGGCGTATCCAGCGCTTCGGGTAA
- a CDS encoding YcxB family protein produces MHIRFDVPADPAYPGRVAAALSGVRLRRFSYIGAVLVAVGVIAFVVSRGFAGGDRFSSLYLTLVVAGVLSMLYAPWVRWRARRRSGRYAVEGAYDITDDNIMMRSGSESGGIAWDGVTEVTDTPEFWIVYVDRMPATVIPRRLMTADDDETLRAFMTDRGLLQPR; encoded by the coding sequence GTGCACATTCGTTTCGACGTCCCAGCCGATCCCGCGTACCCGGGCCGCGTGGCCGCCGCGCTGAGCGGTGTCCGGCTGCGCCGGTTCAGCTATATCGGCGCAGTGCTGGTGGCGGTCGGGGTGATCGCTTTCGTCGTCTCGCGGGGCTTCGCCGGGGGCGACCGGTTCTCGTCGCTGTACCTGACGCTTGTCGTGGCTGGCGTGCTGTCGATGCTGTACGCGCCGTGGGTGCGCTGGCGCGCCCGACGCCGCTCCGGTCGCTACGCCGTCGAGGGCGCCTACGACATCACCGACGACAACATCATGATGCGCAGCGGCTCGGAGTCCGGCGGCATCGCCTGGGACGGGGTCACCGAGGTGACGGACACCCCGGAGTTCTGGATCGTGTACGTCGACAGGATGCCGGCGACGGTGATCCCCCGCCGTCTGATGACCGCCGATGACGACGAGACGTTGCGGGCCTTCATGACCGACCGTGGGCTGCTCCAGCCCCGCTGA
- a CDS encoding MarR family winged helix-turn-helix transcriptional regulator → MTMQQLSDVELARQPAAYWTGVAYEALIAFTRARHAEHGFTQPQFWLLRNLSANDLLPQGGGMTIAELRQAMSSYLRAEDDLDAEAEVLLERGWLVRDDEGRLRITEAGEEARVTLALHAPAVRARIHEGIDDADYVTTLKVLRQMIRNTGGSA, encoded by the coding sequence ATGACGATGCAGCAGTTGTCCGACGTCGAGCTCGCGCGCCAACCTGCCGCCTACTGGACAGGCGTCGCCTACGAAGCTCTCATCGCCTTCACCCGTGCCCGGCACGCCGAGCACGGCTTCACGCAGCCCCAGTTCTGGCTGCTGCGCAACCTCTCCGCGAACGACCTTCTGCCGCAGGGCGGCGGGATGACCATCGCCGAACTCCGCCAGGCGATGAGCTCGTATCTCCGGGCCGAAGACGATCTGGACGCCGAAGCGGAGGTTCTGCTGGAGCGCGGGTGGCTGGTCCGTGACGACGAGGGAAGGCTGCGGATCACCGAAGCGGGGGAAGAGGCTCGCGTCACTCTCGCGCTGCACGCGCCGGCCGTCCGGGCCCGCATCCACGAGGGCATCGATGACGCGGACTACGTAACGACCCTCAAGGTGCTCCGACAGATGATCCGGAACACCGGCGGCTCGGCGTAG
- a CDS encoding LysR family transcriptional regulator has translation MTPTQLRAYVAVVRLGSVKQAAAELEVSESAVSLHVAQLRKEFGDKLFTKTAAGLAFTPGGLRLASRAAELLGLQDRTMLEVSAAKRGRRLLRVAASNLFAEFAAPGLIELFAKRAADLDVELSVRDPGTFESLLLTRAVDIAVGPRPLVVDDAITCRPVMNYRLVLVVGPDHPLAGVSASPGQLREQTWLLGPSAATDLGAVPALLRRLAVPDDRQQIFQSHAAALGEAKRGRGVAPALAFTVAPDVRDGQLNLVMGTHATVEAVWYSQVLTSPGPMSAAAELSRFSSTPRAIQAMMRGAGVSVGHFKPSVHVTLWS, from the coding sequence ATGACCCCGACGCAGCTGCGCGCGTACGTCGCCGTGGTCCGGCTGGGGTCCGTCAAGCAGGCCGCCGCCGAGTTGGAGGTCTCCGAGTCGGCCGTCTCCCTGCACGTCGCGCAGTTGCGCAAGGAGTTTGGCGACAAGCTGTTCACCAAGACGGCGGCGGGGCTGGCGTTCACGCCGGGCGGGCTCCGGCTGGCCAGCCGCGCGGCGGAGCTGCTGGGCCTTCAGGACCGCACGATGCTCGAGGTGAGCGCCGCGAAGCGCGGCCGTCGGCTGTTGCGGGTGGCGGCGTCCAACCTGTTCGCCGAGTTCGCCGCGCCGGGGCTCATCGAGTTGTTCGCGAAGCGGGCCGCCGACCTCGACGTCGAGTTGAGTGTGCGCGACCCGGGCACATTCGAGTCACTGTTGCTGACCCGGGCCGTGGACATCGCTGTCGGGCCACGGCCGCTTGTCGTCGACGACGCCATCACCTGCCGGCCGGTGATGAACTACCGGCTGGTGCTTGTCGTCGGCCCGGACCATCCGCTGGCCGGTGTATCGGCGTCCCCGGGGCAGTTGCGGGAGCAGACCTGGCTGCTCGGCCCGTCGGCTGCCACCGACCTGGGCGCGGTTCCGGCGCTGCTGCGTCGGCTGGCTGTGCCCGACGACCGGCAGCAGATCTTCCAGAGTCACGCTGCGGCGCTGGGGGAGGCCAAACGGGGCAGGGGCGTCGCACCGGCGCTCGCTTTCACCGTCGCGCCCGACGTGCGCGACGGTCAGCTCAACCTGGTGATGGGGACACACGCGACGGTCGAGGCGGTCTGGTATTCGCAGGTGCTCACCAGCCCCGGTCCGATGTCGGCCGCCGCCGAACTGTCGCGGTTCTCGTCGACACCCCGGGCGATTCAGGCGATGATGCGCGGCGCGGGTGTCAGCGTGGGCCACTTCAAGCCGTCGGTGCACGTGACACTCTGGAGCTGA
- a CDS encoding TROVE domain-containing protein: MAKFNLKPRRLRSVTAEGAPAFTREPRLELFLLGVSNMVGEDTFYEGATDRDARFRNLVATVAVADVDWFARFVPWLRTGAMMRSASVVAALEGARAQVAAGVPGSRAVVDAALQRADEPGEALAYWLARHGRTLSKPVKRGIADAAVRLYTERSLLKYDSVGNPVRFGDVIDLTHPTARDERQGDLFRHALDRRHGRDNPLPASLGMLAARHALMALPVEQRREVTDPTVLGAAGMTWEALAGWRQSALDDAAWESIIPNMGYLALLRNLRNFDQAGVSDAVAQTVAARLADPGQVAGSRVLPMRFLSAFNAAPSLRWAYPLETALQHALVNVPALDGRTLILIDTSGSMQSPFSKDGTLRFWDAATVFGLALAARAQAATVVSFSNASRVFPSVAGESVLAAVRRFKDDGYFLGMGTETENAVREHYDRHDRVVILTDEQAHWHGRADVAAAVPAQVPVYTWNLAGYRAGHTPTVDNRHTFGGLSDAAFAMIPLIEAGSRDQWPF, from the coding sequence ATGGCCAAGTTCAACCTCAAACCGCGCCGCCTCCGGTCGGTGACCGCCGAGGGTGCGCCCGCGTTCACCCGTGAGCCGCGCCTCGAACTGTTCCTACTCGGTGTGTCGAACATGGTCGGCGAGGACACCTTCTACGAGGGCGCCACTGATCGGGACGCCCGTTTCCGGAACCTCGTCGCCACCGTCGCCGTCGCCGATGTCGACTGGTTCGCCCGCTTCGTACCGTGGCTGCGGACCGGCGCGATGATGCGCTCGGCGTCCGTGGTGGCGGCCCTGGAGGGCGCCCGGGCCCAGGTCGCCGCAGGTGTGCCGGGTTCGCGGGCGGTCGTGGACGCCGCGTTGCAGCGTGCGGACGAGCCGGGCGAGGCTCTGGCGTACTGGCTGGCCCGCCACGGCCGGACCCTGTCCAAGCCGGTGAAGCGGGGCATCGCCGACGCGGCGGTGCGGCTGTACACCGAGCGGAGCCTGCTCAAGTACGACTCCGTCGGAAACCCGGTGCGGTTCGGCGACGTCATCGACCTGACCCACCCCACGGCGAGGGACGAGCGGCAGGGCGACCTGTTCCGGCACGCGCTGGACCGCCGGCACGGGCGGGACAATCCGCTGCCGGCGTCGCTCGGGATGCTGGCGGCGCGGCACGCGCTCATGGCGCTGCCTGTCGAGCAGCGCAGGGAGGTCACCGATCCGACGGTGCTGGGCGCGGCCGGTATGACGTGGGAAGCCCTGGCCGGGTGGCGACAGAGCGCGCTGGACGACGCGGCGTGGGAGTCGATCATCCCGAACATGGGCTACCTGGCGCTGCTGCGAAACCTGCGCAACTTCGACCAGGCCGGCGTCAGTGACGCTGTCGCGCAGACGGTGGCGGCCAGGCTCGCCGACCCGGGCCAGGTCGCCGGCTCACGGGTGCTGCCGATGCGTTTCCTGTCGGCGTTCAACGCCGCGCCGAGCCTGCGGTGGGCGTACCCGCTGGAGACCGCGTTGCAGCACGCCCTGGTGAACGTGCCGGCCCTGGACGGACGGACCCTGATCCTCATCGACACGTCCGGTTCGATGCAGAGTCCGTTCAGCAAGGACGGCACGCTGCGCTTCTGGGACGCCGCCACGGTGTTCGGCCTCGCGTTGGCCGCACGGGCGCAGGCTGCCACTGTGGTGTCGTTCTCCAATGCCAGCCGGGTGTTCCCGTCGGTGGCGGGTGAGTCGGTGCTGGCGGCGGTGCGCCGGTTCAAGGACGACGGCTACTTCCTCGGCATGGGGACGGAGACCGAGAATGCGGTACGGGAGCACTACGACCGGCATGACCGGGTGGTCATCCTCACCGACGAGCAGGCTCACTGGCACGGCAGGGCGGACGTCGCGGCGGCGGTGCCCGCACAGGTGCCCGTGTACACGTGGAACCTGGCCGGATACCGGGCCGGGCACACGCCGACCGTCGACAACCGGCACACCTTCGGAGGCCTGTCCGACGCCGCGTTCGCGATGATCCCGCTCATCGAGGCCGGGTCCCGCGACCAGTGGCCCTTCTGA
- a CDS encoding ABA4-like family protein, translating to MTATLFTVTFAVAAPFWALMIVLPRWSWTARIIGSPLIVLPVVVIYGLLVIPALGEVLPAVAAPTVDGIRDLLGTNDGAAAAWAHMIAFDLFVGRWAWLDSRERGVPALVMAPVLVLTILLGPLGLAAYLGVRTRWPDPRAAAPQHLG from the coding sequence ATGACCGCGACGCTGTTCACAGTGACGTTCGCGGTGGCCGCGCCGTTCTGGGCGCTGATGATCGTGCTGCCGCGCTGGTCGTGGACCGCCCGGATCATCGGCTCGCCGCTGATCGTGCTGCCGGTCGTGGTGATCTACGGGCTGCTGGTGATCCCGGCGCTCGGGGAGGTGCTGCCGGCCGTGGCCGCACCGACAGTGGACGGGATACGCGACCTGCTGGGCACCAACGACGGCGCGGCGGCGGCCTGGGCACACATGATCGCGTTCGATCTGTTCGTGGGTCGCTGGGCGTGGCTGGACAGCCGGGAACGGGGGGTGCCGGCGCTGGTCATGGCTCCGGTGCTGGTGCTGACCATCCTGCTCGGGCCGCTCGGCCTGGCCGCCTACCTGGGCGTGCGGACCCGCTGGCCGGACCCTCGTGCCGCCGCACCACAGCACCTAGGCTGA
- a CDS encoding glyoxalase: MTTIEERVQPNETTVPLLHCVSPEATLAFWRALGFDVTYEQTRPYVYLAFAWSGFQLHYGSAPKDLDPTKETTGGCLVMVDEVAPYHAAFTEAMRRTYGKVLVKGLPRMTRYRAGASRFTIFDPSGNSIVFIQRDEPQDLEYGGSKELQGLTRVLDNARILREFKMDDRAAYRALDSGMRRRAEDAPVVEQAKALAGLIELSVALGKTDRVPEWGARLRELTLTEPERTQVSSYVADPVLLEPWWRPEAT; the protein is encoded by the coding sequence ATGACGACCATCGAGGAACGCGTCCAGCCCAACGAGACCACAGTGCCGCTGCTGCACTGCGTGTCACCGGAGGCGACACTGGCGTTCTGGCGCGCGCTCGGCTTCGACGTGACCTACGAGCAGACCAGACCGTACGTGTACCTGGCCTTCGCCTGGAGTGGGTTCCAACTGCACTACGGCTCCGCGCCGAAGGACCTGGACCCGACGAAGGAGACCACCGGCGGCTGCCTCGTGATGGTGGACGAGGTCGCGCCGTACCACGCGGCGTTCACCGAGGCGATGCGTCGCACGTACGGCAAGGTGCTGGTCAAGGGCCTGCCCCGGATGACCCGCTACCGTGCCGGCGCGTCGCGGTTCACCATCTTCGACCCGTCGGGAAACTCCATCGTCTTCATCCAGCGCGACGAGCCGCAGGATCTGGAGTACGGCGGGTCGAAGGAGTTGCAAGGGCTGACCCGAGTGCTCGACAACGCGCGGATCCTGCGCGAGTTCAAGATGGACGACCGGGCGGCCTACCGGGCGCTGGACTCGGGGATGCGACGGCGGGCCGAGGACGCGCCGGTGGTCGAACAGGCGAAGGCGCTCGCCGGGCTGATCGAACTGTCAGTCGCGCTGGGCAAGACCGATCGGGTGCCCGAATGGGGAGCCCGGCTGCGCGAGCTCACGTTGACCGAGCCGGAGCGTACGCAGGTCAGCAGCTACGTCGCCGACCCGGTCCTGCTCGAACCGTGGTGGCGGCCCGAGGCGACCTGA